The Megalops cyprinoides isolate fMegCyp1 chromosome 19, fMegCyp1.pri, whole genome shotgun sequence genome has a window encoding:
- the LOC118794895 gene encoding cytohesin-1-like isoform X1: MGTISELCVSSLQAFLCPPVPDAPPVPNDLTPEEQQELENIRRRKLELLEDIQRLKDEIAEVTNEIENLGSTEERKNMQRNKQVAMGRKKFNMDPKKGIQFLIENDLLKNTCEDIAQFLYKGEGLNKTAIGDYLGERDEFNIKVLHAFVELHEFTDLNLVQALRQFLWSFRLPGEAQKIDRMMEAFAQRYCQCNNEVFQSTDTCYILSFAIIMLNTSLHNPNVKDKPTVERFISMNRGINDGGDLPEELLRNLYESIKNEPFKIPEDDGNDLTHTFFNPDREGWLLKLGGRVKTWKRRWFILTDNCLYYFEYTTDKEPRGIIPLENLSIREVEDKKPNCFELFIPDNKDQVIKACKTEADGRVVEGNHTFYRISAPTAEEKDEWINSIKAAISRDPFYEMLAARKKKVSSMKRH; encoded by the exons TGCCCAACGACCTCACtccagaggagcagcaggagctggaaaACATCCGCCGGCgcaagctggagctgctggaggacaTTCAG CGCCTGAAGGATGAGATAGCAGAGGTGACTAATGAGATCGAGAACTTGGGCTCCACAGAGgagag GAAAAACATGCAGAGGAACAAACAGGTGGCCATGGGCCGGAAGAAATTCAACATGGACCCCAAAAAG GGGATCCAGTTCCTGATTGAGAACGACCTGCTGAAGAACACCTGTGAGGACATCGCCCAGTTCCTCTacaagggggaggggcttaaCAAGACAGCCATCGGGGACTACCTGGGAGAGAG AGACGAATTCAACATCAAGGTTCTGCACGCCTTTGTGGAGCTTCATGAGTTCACAGACCTGAACCTGGTGCAGGCCCTCAG GCAGTTCCTGTGGAGTTTTCGGTTGCCGGGGGAGGCGCAGAAGATTGACCGCATGATGGAGGCCTTTGCCCAGCGCTACTGCCAGTGTAACAACGAAGTCTTCCAGtccacag ATACCTGCTACATCCTGTCCTTCGCCATCATCATGCTGAACACCAGCCTGCACAACCCCAATGTGAAGGACAAGCCCACTGTGGAGCGCTTCATCTCCATGAACCGCGGCATCAACGACGGGGGAGACCTGCCCGAGGAGCTCCTGAGG AATCTGTATGAGAGCATCAAGAACGAACCTTTCAAGATCCCAGAGGATGACGGGAAcgacctcacacacacattcttcaaCCCTGACCGTGAGGGCTGGCTCCTCAAACTGG GTGGACGGGTGAAAACCTGGAAAAGGAGGTGGTTCATTCTCACGGACAACTGCCTTTACTACTTCGAGTACACCACC gataAGGAGCCCAGAGGGATTATTCCCCTGGAGAACCTGAGTATCCGTGAGGTGGAGGACAAGAAACCG AACTGTTTTGAGCTCTTCATCCCTGATAACAAGGACCAGGTGATCAAGGCCTGCAAGACGGAGGCGGACGGACGCGTGGTGGAGGGAAACCACACCTTCTACCGCATCTCTGCCCCCACTGCCGAGGAGAAGGACGAGTGGATCAACAGCAtcaa GGCGGCCATTAGCAGAGACCCGTTCTACGAGATGCTGGCGGCGCGGAAGAAGAAGGTGTCCTCCATGAAGAGGCACTAG
- the LOC118794895 gene encoding cytohesin-1-like isoform X2: MVLKSEDGVVPNDLTPEEQQELENIRRRKLELLEDIQRLKDEIAEVTNEIENLGSTEERKNMQRNKQVAMGRKKFNMDPKKGIQFLIENDLLKNTCEDIAQFLYKGEGLNKTAIGDYLGERDEFNIKVLHAFVELHEFTDLNLVQALRQFLWSFRLPGEAQKIDRMMEAFAQRYCQCNNEVFQSTDTCYILSFAIIMLNTSLHNPNVKDKPTVERFISMNRGINDGGDLPEELLRNLYESIKNEPFKIPEDDGNDLTHTFFNPDREGWLLKLGGGRVKTWKRRWFILTDNCLYYFEYTTDKEPRGIIPLENLSIREVEDKKPNCFELFIPDNKDQVIKACKTEADGRVVEGNHTFYRISAPTAEEKDEWINSIKAAISRDPFYEMLAARKKKVSSMKRH; encoded by the exons TGCCCAACGACCTCACtccagaggagcagcaggagctggaaaACATCCGCCGGCgcaagctggagctgctggaggacaTTCAG CGCCTGAAGGATGAGATAGCAGAGGTGACTAATGAGATCGAGAACTTGGGCTCCACAGAGgagag GAAAAACATGCAGAGGAACAAACAGGTGGCCATGGGCCGGAAGAAATTCAACATGGACCCCAAAAAG GGGATCCAGTTCCTGATTGAGAACGACCTGCTGAAGAACACCTGTGAGGACATCGCCCAGTTCCTCTacaagggggaggggcttaaCAAGACAGCCATCGGGGACTACCTGGGAGAGAG AGACGAATTCAACATCAAGGTTCTGCACGCCTTTGTGGAGCTTCATGAGTTCACAGACCTGAACCTGGTGCAGGCCCTCAG GCAGTTCCTGTGGAGTTTTCGGTTGCCGGGGGAGGCGCAGAAGATTGACCGCATGATGGAGGCCTTTGCCCAGCGCTACTGCCAGTGTAACAACGAAGTCTTCCAGtccacag ATACCTGCTACATCCTGTCCTTCGCCATCATCATGCTGAACACCAGCCTGCACAACCCCAATGTGAAGGACAAGCCCACTGTGGAGCGCTTCATCTCCATGAACCGCGGCATCAACGACGGGGGAGACCTGCCCGAGGAGCTCCTGAGG AATCTGTATGAGAGCATCAAGAACGAACCTTTCAAGATCCCAGAGGATGACGGGAAcgacctcacacacacattcttcaaCCCTGACCGTGAGGGCTGGCTCCTCAAACTGGG AGGTGGACGGGTGAAAACCTGGAAAAGGAGGTGGTTCATTCTCACGGACAACTGCCTTTACTACTTCGAGTACACCACC gataAGGAGCCCAGAGGGATTATTCCCCTGGAGAACCTGAGTATCCGTGAGGTGGAGGACAAGAAACCG AACTGTTTTGAGCTCTTCATCCCTGATAACAAGGACCAGGTGATCAAGGCCTGCAAGACGGAGGCGGACGGACGCGTGGTGGAGGGAAACCACACCTTCTACCGCATCTCTGCCCCCACTGCCGAGGAGAAGGACGAGTGGATCAACAGCAtcaa GGCGGCCATTAGCAGAGACCCGTTCTACGAGATGCTGGCGGCGCGGAAGAAGAAGGTGTCCTCCATGAAGAGGCACTAG